In the Pocillopora verrucosa isolate sample1 chromosome 4, ASM3666991v2, whole genome shotgun sequence genome, ATATTTGACTTTTTCTTAATACGAACAACTCGTGTcaaactaatatttttttccgtttGTGAACGTCAAAAATATACTTTACTAATTTGGGTGCGAAACGACCGGTAACCGAGTAGATACGCCGGCGTGGCATTGACGATGGTGGAtccatttcttccatttctaGAACAGCTTATTTTAGTGATAGAACGCACCAGTGGAAAATATCCTTGTTAGTTAACTTAATTTTCCAAGATTAACTTCGCAACCCTTCCTAGCCAAAATGCGACAAGAAGCAAGCAAGTGAAATCTGGTTTGGAGGCTACGATTGAACGACAATTCAACAAAGCCACTCCAAACCAAAATGATTGCTTATTGGAGGAACAAACTGGAACTGAAAACTATGTCTTTCATGGTTATTTCTCCTTTTCTCAACAGATACCCTGTCTTGGTGACTACAAAACGTTCGCTCGCTACAATTACTGCCCTGTGGGTCGTGGGCATCTTAGAAGGCGTAACACCGAACCTGATCAAAGAAATTATAGGAAAGGAAGGCCACGCACTTCTGGAGCTAGCGTATGGTTGCCCCCGAAGCAGCCTTATTCCACGGGAAGCTCGCATACAACCCATAATGCCTCATTACCTTACTCTCTTGGCAATAGTTATCTTGGTGCCCAGCGGTATCATGCTAGTTTCACATGCGTGGATTTTCATGATCTCCTTTAGACAGTACAGACGAATAAGAACACTAGAGGACGCTTTCTCGCGAAGGCATGTCACTGAATTGCGCGCCGCCAAGACCGTAGCCGTCATCGTGTTTTCAGCGTTGGCTTGTTTCGTACCTGTTCTCGCTGTGACTCTCATCACAACATTTGAGCCGCCCAGCGGTAACTCACTGAACGCTGGTGAAAGGATTGTTAAGTTCAGACTCTTTCCAAGTCTAAAAATTCTGTACTTGTTAGCAATAAGTTTGAACCCGTTAATTTACGCTTTAAAAAGTGAGCCTTTCAGGCAAGCAATCAAGAGGACAATTCGACCACGTCGTGCAATCTGTCGCCCAAACCCTCCAGGGAACAAGTTCAATGAAGAGCTTGCTGTTCGAAATTAGCTTCCAGTCTTCCAAAACAATAGGCGAATGAGGTCTAGTCAGTTAGAAACCAAATATCTCACAAAGTCAGTAAGTAacttttttaaggggggggggggggtggtaaaatttaaattgacCTAAAGAACATACAGTGGGAAAactatttaaaataaaatgacgAGGAACGATTTTAGATAAGAGGCATTTTTAGAGATGAGTCTGAGAGCTTCGTATCTCCAGTTATCGGTGAGTGCAAAAGCATTCCTTAGGGTAGAAAACTTGTGTTTATACCAGGTTATGGGAATCATAAAACAAGATATTTATGTATGCAATGCGTATCTAGAGTTAGTTATGACTCAACTTGTACAGAGAAGTCACCATGTTACTGAGTGTAAATCAAACAATGTCATTTCATGTAGTTTAGTCGTAGTTTCATCGATTTGTTATAATTTAATAAAGCCGCATAAACCAATCATAAATGTGTACATGAAAATAAGCTCAATGGCCAGTAAACAAACTTACTATTTCTTTCATTGTATGGAGGTGAGGTGAAGAAAACAGGAAGTGGACATAAGGGAGAACATGTCTAAAACAACAAGCTAGAAATTTCAGATTCATCGATGTTTGTCACCAAGTCTTTAAACCTTGTTACGATCAGGTATCTGAGATGAGAgtacatttcttaaaaaaagaaaattcatattGCATATGTGCCAAGTAGCCCATATACTACGGGAGCttattttcagtttccataGAAACAAGACATACCAAGATGGCATGCCAGTGCCCCACCCTAACCATACTCGTCCCCTTGCGAGTCAAATCCCAAATTAGTGAAATGAGGTTTGGTAAAACCTGGCCTTGAGTAGAAAGAAGCAAGGTGAGAAAAGTGTCTTGCTTTAAGTACTACACAATGATCCTTGCCACACTTaattgtcaaaataaacaaccTCTTAATGATTATTGTAGCGGCTTGTTTAAGGGCCTTTTGAATCCAGCTGTGCACGAACCATTGTATTACTTGGATACTgtacaaaaagcaaaataatcaagaacaaaaccaaaaccacaaAAAGGGAGAAGTGGCCATTATTTTGCTTTCCCATACTAAAAGTCCCCTGGAATGACTGGGCATCAAACACAAGCTTGTGAATCAAATCACCATGTAAATCTTTCATGTCACCGAGAATAAGCCTCAGGAAAGAATATTTCCCTCGATACCCTGCTTCCTTCACACTCCAAAGTAAACCGATACATTTTGAAGGTAAAAAGCTTTTccaatttgtattttatttttctttgcttggcATGTCTACCACCAAATGGATATGACATGACTCTTTTACAGTCCATGGCAATGCTCAATATGCCCATATGCCAGTTTGAAAAGAGAACATAGGTAAGACTGATCGGAATGATTTAATG is a window encoding:
- the LOC131775581 gene encoding adenosine receptor A2b-like, which gives rise to MDGRRTRNTLPKESKTCDAPEPISNTIFLTLTVSAALSAIVGNILICMAVYKTKTLRTPANYLLVSLSVASLLFVPVLGGYSFSFTIKECDPRAKTLCKWSSKMDWILFCVVMLHLLFISLDRLLAIKQPMRYPVLVTTKRSLATITALWVVGILEGVTPNLIKEIIGKEGHALLELAYGCPRSSLIPREARIQPIMPHYLTLLAIVILVPSGIMLVSHAWIFMISFRQYRRIRTLEDAFSRRHVTELRAAKTVAVIVFSALACFVPVLAVTLITTFEPPSGNSLNAGERIVKFRLFPSLKILYLLAISLNPLIYALKSEPFRQAIKRTIRPRRAICRPNPPGNKFNEELAVRN